The Planococcus donghaensis genome contains a region encoding:
- the hisA gene encoding 1-(5-phosphoribosyl)-5-[(5-phosphoribosylamino)methylideneamino]imidazole-4-carboxamide isomerase, translating to MTNFQIYPAIDLRDGKCVRLFQGDYAQETIYGDSPVDMAKKFVDAGAEWIHMVDLDGAKDGVRVNDQVVIEAAKLGANVQIGGGIRTREDIEHYLSNGVKRVIIGSLAIRNPELAVSFIEEFGAEQIVIGIDAKNGMAATEGWIETSGQAATEVADYFASKGAKHFIYTDIATDGTLAGPNIGANKALAKSEKAQIIVSGGIGSLEDVKNVKKAAEQSNIAGVIIGKALYENRFTLEEALSC from the coding sequence ATGACTAACTTTCAAATTTATCCTGCGATTGATTTGCGGGATGGTAAATGTGTGCGTTTGTTTCAAGGTGACTATGCACAGGAAACCATCTATGGAGATTCGCCCGTTGACATGGCGAAAAAATTTGTAGATGCTGGTGCAGAGTGGATACATATGGTTGATTTGGACGGTGCCAAAGATGGCGTCCGCGTTAATGATCAAGTGGTAATTGAAGCTGCAAAATTAGGTGCTAATGTACAAATCGGTGGCGGCATTCGGACGCGTGAAGATATCGAACATTATTTATCAAATGGTGTGAAACGTGTCATCATTGGCAGTTTAGCAATTCGTAACCCAGAACTTGCTGTATCATTTATTGAGGAATTTGGAGCTGAGCAGATTGTCATTGGCATTGATGCGAAAAATGGCATGGCGGCAACTGAAGGTTGGATTGAAACATCAGGACAAGCCGCGACTGAAGTTGCTGATTACTTTGCTTCAAAAGGTGCTAAACATTTTATCTATACCGATATCGCAACAGACGGGACGTTAGCAGGACCTAATATCGGAGCCAATAAAGCTTTAGCAAAGTCTGAAAAAGCCCAAATTATTGTCTCTGGTGGCATTGGTTCACTGGAAGATGTGAAAAATGTAAAAAAAGCAGCGGAACAAAGCAATATTGCAGGTGTCATTATCGGCAAAGCACTATATGAAAACCGCTTTACACTAGAGGAGGCATTGTCATGCTGA
- the hisF gene encoding imidazole glycerol phosphate synthase subunit HisF has product MLTKRIIPCLDVKEGRVVKGVSFVSLRDAGDPVELARFYDKQGADELVFLDISASHEGKETMVEVVKIVATELSIPFTVGGGIRSLDDMKRMLRAGADKVSLNTAALDRPELIKEGADFFGSQCIVVAIDAKKNGDSWDVYTHGGRNKTEWSAVEWAKKCVKLGAGELLLTSMDKDGSKDGFDLELTRAVREAVEVPVIASGGAGNREHFDEVFKSVDADAALAASIFHYKETSVAEIKDYLRKEGVNVR; this is encoded by the coding sequence ATGCTGACAAAACGCATTATTCCATGTCTCGATGTTAAAGAAGGACGCGTTGTGAAAGGTGTAAGCTTTGTATCGCTACGTGATGCAGGAGACCCTGTAGAACTGGCTCGTTTTTACGACAAACAAGGTGCAGATGAGTTGGTCTTTTTAGACATTTCAGCGTCTCATGAGGGCAAAGAAACTATGGTCGAAGTGGTTAAAATCGTTGCAACGGAATTATCAATTCCCTTCACAGTGGGTGGCGGGATTCGCAGCTTAGATGATATGAAGAGAATGTTGCGCGCTGGTGCTGATAAAGTATCGTTAAATACGGCAGCACTAGATCGCCCGGAGTTAATCAAAGAAGGTGCAGATTTTTTTGGTTCACAATGTATTGTGGTCGCGATTGATGCTAAGAAAAATGGCGACAGCTGGGACGTATACACACACGGTGGACGCAACAAAACCGAATGGTCAGCTGTAGAATGGGCAAAAAAATGCGTCAAGCTTGGCGCAGGTGAATTGCTATTAACGAGCATGGACAAAGACGGCTCAAAAGACGGCTTTGATTTGGAATTGACTCGCGCTGTACGTGAAGCAGTGGAAGTTCCAGTAATTGCTAGTGGTGGTGCTGGTAACAGAGAACATTTTGATGAAGTATTTAAAAGTGTAGACGCTGACGCAGCATTGGCAGCATCGATTTTTCATTATAAAGAAACCAGTGTTGCAGAAATAAAAGATTATTTACGCAAAGAGGGAGTGAATGTCCGATGA
- the hisIE gene encoding bifunctional phosphoribosyl-AMP cyclohydrolase/phosphoribosyl-ATP diphosphatase HisIE — protein MTTIQYDQNGLIPVIIQHTETKEILTLAYANKEAVQKTMDTNETWLYSRSRNELWNKGATSGNTQQVTAVRLDCDGDSLIYEVIPNGPACHTGQNSCFYETIHGESNESPGDMIAQLAALIKTREKEMPEGAYTTYLFNEGVDKICKKVGEEAAEVIIAAKNRDAEELSMEAADLLYHVLVLLQEQKVDFSQVVDVLKERHTPKTGK, from the coding sequence ATGACTACGATTCAATATGACCAAAACGGGCTAATTCCCGTCATTATCCAACATACTGAAACAAAAGAAATCTTAACGCTTGCTTATGCGAATAAAGAAGCTGTGCAAAAAACAATGGATACAAATGAAACTTGGCTATATTCAAGAAGCCGCAACGAATTATGGAACAAAGGCGCAACGAGCGGCAATACGCAGCAAGTAACGGCGGTTCGATTAGATTGTGACGGCGATTCACTCATTTATGAGGTAATTCCAAATGGTCCAGCTTGTCACACCGGACAGAACAGCTGCTTTTATGAAACGATTCACGGTGAATCGAACGAGTCGCCAGGAGATATGATTGCGCAATTAGCGGCATTGATCAAAACACGCGAAAAGGAAATGCCAGAAGGCGCATATACAACGTATTTGTTTAATGAAGGCGTCGATAAAATTTGCAAAAAAGTTGGCGAAGAAGCAGCAGAAGTTATTATTGCTGCAAAAAATCGGGATGCTGAAGAATTATCAATGGAAGCGGCCGACTTGCTGTATCATGTATTAGTTTTGTTACAAGAACAAAAAGTAGATTTCAGCCAAGTGGTAGATGTATTAAAAGAGCGACATACACCAAAAACGGGCAAGTAA
- a CDS encoding tetratricopeptide repeat protein has protein sequence MENKKRNDKNILSFIPTGEFYYRKAMKELQRENYPKAHKYLRRATELSPKDALFLTQYGIVLMEMQEFEQSMDALHAAHELDAKDPDVLFFLAEVHAHMGLFWDARNYAKQYLVFETQGKYAAEAMSIIDFAEQEEWQIFDEDGENQESEFHYQQEKARRMMENGDFKNAIELLEKVIAEKPEFWGAYNNLALAYFYIGEAEMAKALLYDVLRRNTGNLHALCNLAVFHYYEKNDELEDILELLKKIQPYVFEQRYKLGATFALVGKYKEAYRWLKSLQKRGFEGDAAFYFWLSHAAYHSGHEEASRQAWDQLKKMDPDKDGYAPWNEHSAMPHADALEHDRDYLVEKLDHAKKSERLFGLFLLGKSAHKQEIISHPNWLASDQPSVIETFVLGYALGHPFKKEIPEEQAFMRAMEVAELLYAVDKMVTQQRVEVFKLWFLLAEKAFSENYGFKNPPALAAAVEYIVKSANSEKVTKKQMADRFSISVATVTKYIKDMTAYLPETEL, from the coding sequence TTGGAGAATAAAAAAAGAAACGATAAGAACATACTGTCTTTTATACCGACAGGGGAATTTTACTATAGAAAAGCGATGAAAGAGCTTCAGCGTGAAAATTACCCAAAAGCACACAAGTATTTGCGTCGTGCTACAGAGCTTAGCCCAAAAGACGCGCTTTTTTTAACACAATATGGCATTGTGTTGATGGAAATGCAAGAATTCGAACAGTCGATGGATGCGTTGCATGCTGCACATGAATTGGATGCGAAAGACCCTGATGTTTTGTTTTTCCTTGCTGAAGTCCATGCACATATGGGCTTATTTTGGGATGCGCGAAACTATGCGAAACAATATTTAGTTTTTGAAACGCAAGGAAAATATGCGGCTGAAGCGATGAGTATTATTGATTTTGCAGAACAAGAAGAGTGGCAAATTTTTGATGAAGATGGTGAAAATCAAGAAAGTGAATTCCATTATCAGCAGGAAAAAGCACGGCGTATGATGGAAAATGGCGATTTTAAAAACGCTATCGAACTACTTGAAAAGGTAATCGCTGAAAAACCTGAATTTTGGGGTGCTTATAACAATTTAGCGCTAGCCTATTTTTATATTGGAGAAGCCGAAATGGCGAAAGCTTTACTTTATGATGTCTTGCGTAGAAATACCGGCAATTTGCATGCTTTATGTAATTTAGCTGTTTTTCATTATTATGAAAAAAATGATGAGTTAGAGGATATTCTTGAATTGTTGAAGAAAATTCAGCCATATGTATTTGAACAACGCTACAAATTAGGCGCAACATTTGCTCTAGTTGGGAAATACAAAGAAGCTTATCGATGGTTAAAGAGCTTGCAAAAACGTGGCTTTGAAGGAGATGCGGCATTTTATTTTTGGTTATCGCACGCAGCTTATCATTCAGGACATGAAGAAGCCTCAAGACAAGCTTGGGACCAGTTGAAAAAAATGGATCCCGATAAAGATGGTTATGCACCGTGGAACGAACATTCGGCGATGCCACATGCAGATGCATTAGAACATGATCGCGATTATTTAGTGGAAAAGTTGGATCATGCGAAAAAAAGTGAGCGACTATTTGGTTTGTTTTTATTAGGAAAGTCAGCTCATAAACAAGAAATTATTTCTCATCCGAACTGGCTAGCTTCTGACCAACCATCTGTTATAGAAACTTTTGTGTTGGGTTATGCGCTTGGGCATCCTTTTAAAAAGGAAATACCGGAGGAGCAAGCGTTTATGCGTGCTATGGAAGTTGCAGAACTGTTATATGCAGTAGACAAAATGGTAACTCAGCAGCGAGTCGAAGTATTTAAATTATGGTTCTTACTAGCGGAAAAAGCGTTTAGTGAGAATTATGGGTTTAAAAACCCACCTGCCCTAGCTGCAGCTGTCGAATACATAGTAAAATCAGCTAACAGTGAAAAAGTAACAAAAAAACAAATGGCAGATCGCTTTAGTATTTCTGTTGCTACAGTAACCAAGTATATAAAAGACATGACTGCTTACTTGCCTGAAACAGAGCTATAG
- the trxB gene encoding thioredoxin-disulfide reductase has protein sequence MTEATTIYDVIIIGAGPAGMTAAVYTSRANLTTLMLERGIPGGQMANTEEIENYPGFEHILGPDISTKMFEHAKKFGAEYAYGDVTEIIDGEEFKTIKAGSKEYKARAIIVTTGAEYKKMGIPGESELGGRGVSYCAVCDGAFFKEKELVVVGGGDSAVEEGVYLTRFASKVTIVHRRDELRAQKILQDRAFANDKIDFIWSHTVKEIHDEGNGKVGAVTLVSTEDGTEQEFKTDGVFIYIGMLPLTKPFAELGILNAEGYVVTNEKMETSVPGIYAAGDVREKTLRQVVTATGDGSIAAQAAQHYIEELVEKMSMKTEA, from the coding sequence ATGACTGAAGCAACTACAATTTATGATGTAATCATTATCGGAGCAGGACCAGCAGGCATGACTGCCGCTGTTTACACTTCTCGCGCAAACTTGACAACGTTAATGCTTGAACGCGGTATTCCAGGAGGTCAAATGGCCAATACGGAAGAAATTGAAAACTATCCAGGATTTGAACACATCTTAGGACCAGATATTTCAACGAAAATGTTTGAACACGCCAAAAAATTCGGTGCTGAATATGCATACGGAGATGTAACAGAAATTATTGATGGGGAAGAGTTCAAAACCATCAAAGCAGGATCTAAAGAATACAAAGCTCGTGCTATTATTGTCACAACAGGTGCAGAGTACAAAAAAATGGGCATTCCAGGTGAATCTGAATTAGGTGGCCGTGGTGTCAGCTATTGTGCAGTATGCGACGGAGCATTCTTTAAAGAGAAAGAATTGGTTGTTGTCGGTGGTGGAGATTCAGCTGTAGAAGAAGGGGTTTACTTGACTCGCTTTGCGAGCAAAGTAACAATTGTTCACAGACGTGATGAACTACGTGCACAAAAAATTCTTCAAGATCGTGCTTTTGCAAACGATAAAATTGACTTTATCTGGAGCCATACCGTGAAAGAAATTCACGATGAAGGAAATGGTAAAGTAGGAGCTGTAACATTAGTATCTACTGAAGATGGTACTGAACAAGAATTTAAAACAGATGGTGTCTTCATCTATATCGGTATGCTTCCATTAACAAAACCATTTGCTGAATTGGGCATTTTAAATGCCGAAGGATATGTTGTAACCAATGAAAAAATGGAAACTTCAGTTCCAGGGATTTACGCAGCGGGCGATGTTCGTGAAAAAACACTACGCCAAGTAGTTACTGCAACAGGCGATGGCAGTATTGCTGCACAAGCCGCTCAACATTATATTGAAGAGTTAGTTGAAAAAATGAGCATGAAAACAGAGGCTTAA
- a CDS encoding NUDIX domain-containing protein: MQRIANLLIIKDGQVLLLKKPRRDWYVAPGGKMESGESIFEAAVREFTEETNATPIGTHLKGVYTMMIQEQEQTVDEWMLFTFAANHLTGELFKETTEGILEWHPVGALATLPMAEGDRTNLQFAANQQGVQYGTFYYTPEFQLIKESIQSSIEEVNHPNE, from the coding sequence GTGCAGCGAATCGCGAATTTACTAATTATTAAAGATGGACAAGTATTATTATTGAAGAAACCACGGCGTGATTGGTATGTAGCACCCGGTGGAAAAATGGAGTCTGGCGAGTCGATTTTTGAGGCAGCCGTCCGTGAGTTTACAGAAGAAACAAATGCCACGCCTATAGGTACGCATTTAAAAGGCGTTTATACCATGATGATTCAAGAACAGGAACAAACAGTGGATGAGTGGATGTTGTTTACGTTTGCAGCAAATCATTTAACAGGTGAACTATTTAAAGAAACAACTGAAGGCATATTAGAGTGGCATCCGGTAGGAGCATTAGCAACTTTGCCAATGGCGGAAGGCGACCGAACCAATTTGCAATTTGCCGCAAACCAGCAGGGGGTTCAATATGGAACATTTTATTACACCCCTGAGTTCCAGCTGATTAAAGAAAGCATCCAATCATCAATTGAAGAGGTGAATCATCCGAATGAATAA
- the rapZ gene encoding RNase adapter RapZ: protein MNNHVEETELIIITGMSGAGKTVAIQSFEDLGFFTIDNLPPTLLPTFLKLMRDSGKSMKRVAAVMDLRGGDFFDSLVDAIDDLSKEPNVSITILFLDAENEALVSRYKESRRSHPLSPGGLVLGGIKKERDMLSDLQGRAQHIYNTSNMTPRQLKERITSDFSSKTSNVFTVNVMSFGFKHGMPIDADLVFDVRFLPNPYYIEELKPLSGLDKGVSNYVLKWQETQTLIQKLTDLLQFMIPQYKREGKAQLVIAFGCTGGQHRSVTLAEYYGKLLAKNNKVIVTHRDVKTRKE from the coding sequence ATGAATAATCATGTAGAAGAAACCGAGTTAATCATTATTACAGGAATGTCGGGTGCCGGAAAAACAGTAGCGATCCAAAGTTTCGAAGATTTAGGGTTCTTTACAATTGACAACTTACCCCCAACATTATTACCTACTTTTCTTAAGTTGATGAGAGATTCTGGGAAATCGATGAAGCGCGTAGCAGCAGTTATGGATCTACGCGGAGGCGACTTTTTTGATAGCCTTGTCGATGCAATTGACGATTTGTCGAAAGAACCAAACGTTTCAATTACCATCTTATTTTTAGATGCGGAAAACGAAGCATTAGTTAGTCGGTATAAAGAGTCAAGAAGATCTCATCCTTTATCACCGGGTGGATTGGTTTTGGGAGGCATAAAAAAAGAACGCGACATGTTAAGCGATCTCCAAGGTCGCGCCCAACACATATACAATACATCTAATATGACCCCTCGGCAGTTAAAAGAACGAATTACTTCTGATTTTTCGTCAAAAACAAGCAATGTTTTTACAGTAAACGTCATGTCTTTTGGCTTTAAACACGGCATGCCAATAGATGCTGATTTAGTGTTCGACGTTCGCTTTTTGCCAAATCCATATTATATAGAAGAGTTAAAGCCATTATCAGGACTTGATAAGGGCGTATCGAATTATGTATTAAAATGGCAAGAAACGCAAACGCTTATTCAGAAGTTGACAGATCTTCTGCAATTCATGATTCCACAATACAAACGCGAAGGAAAAGCACAACTGGTCATTGCATTTGGTTGTACGGGAGGTCAACACCGTTCAGTTACGTTGGCAGAGTATTATGGTAAACTCCTCGCAAAAAACAATAAAGTTATCGTTACACATAGAGACGTAAAAACCAGAAAGGAATGA
- a CDS encoding gluconeogenesis factor YvcK family protein — translation MERNQHRKRVVILGGGTGLSTLLRGLKLYPLDLTAIVTVADDGGSSGRLRDDLDIPPPGDIRNVMAALSDTEPLVAEMFQYRFKHSLDLDGHSLGNLMLAALTDITGDFSHAVREMSRVLSVNGTVLPAANQIVTLSAELEDGTIIEGESKIPAYLQPIKRVFIEPYDVKALPATIAAIENADVIVVGPGSLYTSILPNLLVKDIKKAVIAAKAKKIYICNLMTQAGETYKYTASDHVKALYDHVGESFLDAILLDKVQMPATIAERYEKEQAWPVEYDEERLKKMGLEVYRKDIANISGETVRHEPTKVAEWLFEYADGHTSEDSKQLYF, via the coding sequence ATGGAACGTAACCAGCACCGGAAACGCGTCGTCATATTAGGCGGCGGCACCGGACTTTCCACATTGTTGAGGGGCTTGAAATTGTACCCGTTAGATTTGACGGCTATCGTAACCGTTGCAGACGATGGTGGAAGTTCAGGACGTTTACGAGATGATCTAGATATTCCTCCACCAGGAGATATCCGCAATGTCATGGCAGCATTATCAGATACGGAACCGTTAGTTGCTGAGATGTTCCAATATCGTTTTAAACACTCTTTAGATCTTGATGGTCATTCATTAGGAAATTTAATGCTGGCTGCTTTAACGGATATTACAGGAGATTTTTCTCACGCAGTTCGAGAGATGAGTCGTGTGTTAAGTGTAAACGGAACCGTTTTACCGGCCGCGAACCAAATTGTTACGTTAAGTGCAGAACTAGAAGATGGTACGATTATCGAAGGCGAATCCAAAATACCTGCGTACTTACAACCGATTAAACGTGTTTTTATTGAGCCCTATGATGTAAAAGCGTTGCCAGCAACGATTGCGGCCATTGAAAATGCAGATGTCATTGTAGTTGGACCCGGTTCTTTATATACCAGTATTTTGCCGAATTTGTTAGTGAAAGATATAAAAAAAGCTGTAATTGCTGCAAAGGCAAAGAAAATCTATATTTGTAATTTAATGACTCAAGCAGGCGAGACGTATAAGTACACGGCTTCTGACCATGTGAAAGCATTGTATGATCACGTAGGCGAAAGTTTTCTAGATGCTATATTGCTTGATAAAGTACAAATGCCAGCAACGATTGCTGAGCGGTATGAAAAAGAACAAGCATGGCCAGTTGAATATGACGAAGAACGCCTTAAAAAAATGGGTCTTGAAGTTTATCGGAAAGACATTGCTAATATTTCTGGTGAAACTGTACGTCACGAACCGACAAAAGTCGCAGAATGGCTATTTGAATATGCTGATGGTCATACCAGTGAAGATTCGAAGCAGCTATATTTTTAA
- the whiA gene encoding DNA-binding protein WhiA, translated as MSFASETKKEMTQIEIDDCCGKAELSAMIRMNGTLSFSNRQLSLDIQTENAAIARRIYTLLKRFYKAYPVELLVRKKMRLKKNNIYICRIREGAKQVLEDLEILTEGFQFQHQIVKSLIEKDCCKRSYLRGAFLAGGSVNNPETSSYHLEIYSLYKDHADSLVELMNKFHLNSKTIERKKGFVTYLKEAEKIADFLSITGAHSALLKFEDVRIIRDMRNSVNRLVNCETANLNKTIDAALRQVENIRFIDQAIGIDQLPERLREIARLRVEYQDVTLKELGEMVSGGTVSKSGVNHRLRKIDEIATSLRNGEMIGH; from the coding sequence TTGTCTTTTGCATCCGAAACTAAAAAAGAAATGACACAAATTGAAATCGATGATTGTTGTGGGAAGGCAGAGCTTTCTGCAATGATCCGGATGAACGGCACGTTATCGTTTTCCAATCGGCAACTAAGCCTGGATATCCAAACCGAAAATGCGGCAATTGCTCGTCGTATATACACCCTATTAAAACGGTTTTACAAAGCTTATCCTGTCGAATTGCTCGTCAGAAAGAAAATGCGTTTAAAAAAGAACAATATTTACATTTGCCGAATCCGTGAAGGTGCTAAGCAAGTTCTTGAAGACTTAGAAATCCTGACAGAAGGTTTTCAATTTCAACACCAAATTGTTAAGAGTTTGATCGAAAAGGATTGTTGCAAACGTTCTTATTTGAGAGGTGCATTTTTAGCAGGTGGGTCGGTTAACAACCCCGAAACCTCTTCTTATCATTTAGAAATCTATTCTCTTTACAAAGACCATGCGGACTCTTTAGTGGAATTGATGAACAAATTTCACTTAAATAGCAAAACAATTGAACGAAAAAAAGGGTTTGTCACTTACTTAAAAGAAGCAGAAAAAATCGCTGATTTTTTGAGTATTACCGGTGCGCATTCAGCTCTTTTGAAATTCGAAGATGTACGGATTATTCGAGATATGCGAAATAGTGTAAATCGTTTAGTCAATTGTGAAACCGCTAACTTAAATAAGACGATTGATGCTGCTTTACGACAAGTAGAGAACATTCGCTTTATCGACCAAGCAATTGGAATCGATCAATTGCCAGAGAGATTACGAGAAATCGCTCGACTTCGTGTAGAATATCAAGATGTGACGCTAAAAGAGCTAGGTGAGATGGTCTCTGGTGGGACAGTAAGTAAGTCAGGTGTCAATCACCGGCTGCGGAAAATTGATGAGATTGCAACGTCCTTGAGAAATGGAGAAATGATCGGCCACTAA
- a CDS encoding HPr family phosphocarrier protein — protein sequence MVEKQVKVLLKTGLQARQAALFVQEANRYSADIYLEKDSKKVNAKSIMGVMSLAISKGTDVKIFADGLDEEKAVDSLSQIMEQEV from the coding sequence ATGGTTGAAAAACAAGTAAAAGTACTATTAAAAACAGGTCTGCAAGCAAGGCAAGCCGCTTTGTTTGTTCAAGAAGCAAACCGTTACAGCGCCGATATTTACTTAGAAAAAGACAGTAAAAAAGTGAATGCAAAAAGCATCATGGGAGTTATGAGTCTAGCAATCAGCAAAGGAACAGATGTTAAAATTTTTGCTGATGGATTGGACGAAGAAAAAGCAGTGGATTCTTTATCGCAAATCATGGAACAAGAAGTGTAA